TTGAATCGTTACTGTTTTACCTACACCGGCACCGCCGAACAGACCAACTTTACCGCCTTTAGCGTAAGGTGCAAGCAAGTCGATAACTTTAATACCCGTTTCCAAAATTTCGGCTTGTGTCGACAATTCATCAAATGTCGGAGCCAAACGGTGAATCGGGTTCTTTATTTCAGCAACAACTTCACCAGCGTTATCAATTGGATTTCCAAGTACGTTAAATACCCGGCCTAATGTCGCTTCCCCTACAGGAACCGAAATAGGACCACCTTGGTCAATCGCATCCAGTCCGCGAACCAGACCATCTGTAGAAGACATCGCGATACAACGTACCAAATTGTCTCCCAAGTGATTGGAAACCTCAAGTGTTAGGTTAATCTGGCGACCATTGTCCAAGACGGTTTCAATTTTGATAGCGTTGAATATCTCGGGCAATTGGCCGCGTTCAAATTCAATATCGACAACCGGACCCATAATGCTTACAACGCGTCCTTTGTTCATCTTCATTTCCCTCCTCGAAAGCTGTTACATCAAGAAGAAACGACGCTGTCGTCTTATAAAGATGACAACCGTTTCTCGTAGAAATATAAGCATTTTGTATAGTGTAAAACCTATACTTTCTTATATTTTAAGAAGAACTGCAGTGCCGTTCTTAAGGAGCCATACTCCAGAAGCGGGCGATACTATGTATCGCTCCATGCGGCACTGTTTCTCGTAAAATACAAGGCAAGTCAAGCACGCTGCTTAACTGTTCTTGTATTTTTAAGACTGAGCGTTCGCTCCGGCCACGATCTCGGTAATTTCCTGCGTAATTGCCGCCTGACGGGCACGGTTGTACGTAAGGGTAAGTTCTCCGATCATTTTCGACGCGTTCTTTGTTGCACTGCCCATCGCTGTCATTTTCGCACCCAGCTCACTGGCCTTGCCATCCAGAATTGCGCTATAAATCAAAGTTTCGGCGTATTTCGGAAGTAGTACTTCGAGTACGCCTTCTGGTGAAGGTTCATATTCGTAATTTGCAGTCGCTTCATGATGCTCATGATTTCCTACGCCTTCCATAGGCAACAGTCGATCAACGGTTGGGATCTGGGTAATCGCATTGACGAACTGGTTGTAGCAAACGTACAACTCATCATACGTACCATCTACAAACTGTTGTACTGCCGAATTAGCAATAGACTTAATGTCAGCAAATTTCGGCGCATCCGATAGCTCAGTTACTTCCTGTACAATCGGATATTCACGGCGGCGTAAGAAGTCACGGCCTTTACGACCAATAACGAACAAGGCGTACTCATCTTTGGATTTATGTCGTTCCGCGATGAGCATCGTCACCTTACGTAAAATATTAGCGTTGTATCCTCCCGCAAGCCCTCTATCAGAGGTCACGATAAGATAACCAGTTTTTTTCACAGGGCGACTGACCAGCATGGGATGCTGAACGCCTTCTGTACCAGCAGCAATGCTCGATACAACCTCTTTCAGCTTCTCAGCATAAGGACGGGCGGCAATTGCCTTCTCCTGGGCTTTTCTCAGCTTGGAGGCGGCTACCATTTCCATCGCTTTTGTGATCTGTCTTGTGTTTTGAACACTCTTAATTTGACGTTTAATATCACGCATGCTTCTTGCCATGATTTCACCACCTTAAAGCTTTGACGAAGTCAAAGCTAACTTCGTAAGCATCTTCTTAGCTTTGACGAATTCAAAGCCTACTTTATAAGTAATAGCCTGAGCTTCGGCAGAGCCAAAGCTCACTTAGTAAGATTCGTTTAGGTACGATTAGCTAGTAGCAAAGCCTCTTTTAAATTTATCAATCGCTGCTTTAAGAGCGGCTTCGTTATCTGCTGTCAAATCCTTGGTATCTCTGATGGATTGAGCAACTTCAGCAGCACTGCTGTCCATGTAAGCAAGGAATTCCTTTTCAAAACGTTTTACGTCTTTAACAGGAATATCATCCAAGTATCCCTTTACAGCTGTGTACAAGCTAAGCACTTGGTGCTCAACAGACAACGGCTGATTTACACCTTGTTTCAGAACTTCCATCATACGTGCTCCGCGATTCAGACGAGCAAGCGTAGATTTATCAAGATCTGAGCCAAACTGTGAGAAAGCTTGAAGTTCACGATATTGAGCAAGATCCAAACGGAGCGAGCCAGCTACCTTCTTCATCGCTTTAATCTGAGCGGAGCCCCCTACACGGGAAACGGAGATACCGACGTTGATCGCCGGACGTTGACCAGAGTAGAACAGATCGGATTCAAGGAAGATTTGACCATCTGTAATCGAGATTACGTTCGTAGGAATGTAAGCCGATACGTCAGATGCTTGTGTTTCGATGAACGGAAGCGCGGTTAATGAACCACCACCAAGCTCATCACTAAGCTTAGCCGCACGTTCCAAAAGACGGGAGTGCAAGTAGAACACGTCACCAGGGAACGCTTCACGACCCGGTGGACGACGAAGCAGCAAGGACAATTCGCGATAAGCCGAAGCTTGTTTTGAAAGGTCATCATAAATGATCAGTACGTGTTCGCCCTTGTACATAAAGTACTCGCCCATTGCGCAACCTGCGTATGGAGCAATATACAACAGCGGGGATGGCTCTGAAGCCGAAGCAGTTACAACGATTGTATATTCCAACGCGCCATGACGGCGGAGAGTTTCTACAACCTGTGCTACTGTGGATTGTTTTTGTCCAATGGCAACATAAATACATTTCATTCCGTTGCCTTTTTGGTTGATAATCGCATCGATTGCGATTGCAGTCTTACCTGTTTGCCGGTCACCAATGATAAGTTCGCGTTGTCCACGACCAATTGGTACCATCGCATCAATCGCTTTAAGGCCAGTTTGCATTGGCTCATGAACCGATTTACGGTCGATAACACCAGGAGCGTTATTCTCAACCGGACGGAACTCCGTCGTTTGGATTGGGCCTTTACCATCAAGCGGCATACCGAGTGCGTTAACAACACGACCCAGAAGGGCCTCTCCAACTGGAACTTGCATGATTTGTCCAGTACGTTTTACTTGATCGCCTTCACGAATTTCCTTGTACTCACCCAGAATAACAACACCGACGTTGCTTTCTTCCAGATTGAGCGCCATGCCCACTACACCGTTGGAGAACTCTAGCAACTCGCCTGCCATTGCGTTTTCCAGACCGTAGACACGAGCGATACCGTCTCCGACTTGAATGACGGTGCCCACTTCGGCAACTTCGATATCGGCTTTATATTGCTCAATTTGACTTTTGATCAAAGTGCTGATCTCTTCAGGTCTGATGCCCAATATCCTCACCCCTATCTTCTATGCTTATCATTAAAGGATTTCTCGAGACGTTCCAATTTACTAGAAAGACTTCCGTCATACAGCGTATCGCCGATATAAACCTTCAGTCCTCCCAGCAGGCTTGGATCGACCACATTCGTAACCCGAATTTTACGGTTTACGAGCTGGCCGAATTCTGCAGCTACAGCCGCTTGTTCTTCTTCACTTAAAGAATAAACGGAGTATACCTTAGCATCACCAATGCCAAGAGCGTCTCCTTCAATCTTGATATACGTATCCAGCAGTTCGGCAAAAATATCGGTTCTGCCTCGCTCTACTAACAGTTCTACAATGTTCATTACAATAGGAGAGAGCTTATCTTGAAGTGCTGTGCGCAGCACTTTCAGCTTGTCGGACTCCGAGATACGTGGTGCAAGAATAAACCGCTGTACCTCTTGGTCTAAATGTAATACTTCGACCACTGCCTTGAGCTGTTCTTCTACTTCAAGGGTAATCCCCTTCTCTACCGCTGCACTGTACAATGCTTTAGCGTAGCGCTTGGCAACTACCGTATCGCGGCTCATGATCGGCCTCCTACCTCATTGAGGTATTGGTTCACAAGCTGCTCCTGCTCACTGCTAGCACTAACTTCTTTCTTAAGAAGTTTAGAAGCAATACGAACAGATGCCGTTCCAATTTCGCTGCGCAACTCTTCCACTGCTTTATTCTTCTCGTTCTCGATATCGCGCACGGCCTCTTCTTTGACGCGTGCAGCTTCAACTTTAGCTTGCGCCAAAGCTTGTTCTACCTGTTGATTACTAGTAATTTGCGATTGTTGAATAATCTGTTGAGCTTCCTGGCGTGCACTGTTCAGCGCCTGCTTCTGCTCTTCCACATACGCGACCGCTTGCTCTCTAGTCTTCGCAGCTTCATCCATTTGCTGCATTACCAGCTCACGGCGTTTCTCCATAACTGCGAACAGTTTGCTGAACGCATACTTACTGAGCAAGAAATATAGAATCCCAAAGGCTACAATTGAAAATACGATGTTTGTCCAAACAATTTCCACTGAGGTCACTCCCTTCCGTTACCGCGTCATGCGGACGTATACAAAAGTAAGGCGCGGATGGCATCGGCCGTCCCCGCCAAACCGTAAATACGGTTTATTAAGAAAACATGATCAGGAATGCGATAACTGTTGCTGCCAACGGAATAACTTCGACGATACCTACACCAATAAACATTGTTGTTTGAAGCGCGTTACGAGCTTCTGGTTGACGAGCGATGGACTCAACTGTTCTACTAACGATCATACCGTTACCAAGACCTGCGCCAAGTGCACCCAATCCAACCGCTATTGCTGCTGCTAAAAATTCCATTTGTAAATATCCTCCTTTAATTTCGGTTCATAATGTGTTTAATGATATAAGATATCTCCCGCGAAAGAAAATTAGACAATAACCGTTCCCTTCGCAGCAGTTCATTAATGTGCTTCTTCTTCGTGAATCGTCATCTGTGCGATATAAACCATCGTCAGAATCGTAAAGATAAACGCTTGTAGTGCCCCGACGAAAATACTGAAGCCTTGCCATACAGCCAGGAACGGAATACTGAGAATCCCCAGCTTCAAAATGACTGTAATCAGTACTTCTCCGGCAAAAATGTTAGCAAATAGACGAATAGCCAGCGCTACTGGTTTTGCCAGGTTCTCGATAATGTTCAGTGGCAAAAAGATTGGAAACGGCTCAATATAGTGTTTGAAATAATGCTTGCCGTTGAGCTTAATGCCCAGGAAGTTCATCAGTATAAACACAATAATTGCCAATCCTGCAGTGATATTAATGTCAGCAGTCGGCGACTTGTACCATAAGATCTCAACATGATCACCATGCGCCAAGTTCCTGGTTGCTTCAATCACATGGCCAAACACGGTTACAGGTCCATGTGCTTCAGTTACAACTGAGAAAGGCAATCCAAGAAGGTTGGAAACAAAGATAAACAGAATCAACGTTAGCCCCAAAGATATGTAAGGTTTTCCTTTCTTCAGGTCCATGGCACTGCTTATGACACCCTCTACAAATTCAACAACCCATTCCATAAAATTCTGAAGCTTAGATGGATTCTCAACCGAAAGCTTACGAACCGACAGCATCACCAGCACAAATACTACTGTACAACTGATCAGAAGCATCAATACGGCTGATATATCTATCGGTATTCCCCCGACAAAGATTTTCGGCATCTCATGCATAGTATCATCCCCCTTTCTCTTTAATCTGGTTAAAGTTTGTTCTTCACACTCAGATATATCCCCGCAGGAATGGCGAGAAGCTGAGGAATGAATACGCCTGAAACAGTTGCTACCAGGGAGAAATGCTCAATCTTGACCGCGAACATGGTGACCAAAATTGCGAAGCTAATCCGTGTAACAAAACCGAGGCTGAAGGCATTCCCTTCGTTGCTCGCAATCGACTGCGTTACCCGTCGAACCTTGACGGCCAGATAACGAAAGTTTACCAATCCCGCCACCAGACCTAGAGTCATGCCCAGTGTAAAATCCCTGGTCTCATGATGAAGCGCCCAGCCCATTAAGAGTCCTGCCATAAGGACGAGCGTAACTCTAGTGACGGTATTGATCATGGGAGTCATATTATCCATTCTGCTCCCCCAAAAATTTTTTAATTAACAGGACGACGTTCACAATTCCCAGAATCATTCCGGTTATAGTGCCAATAGCGAGCCAATATTTTGGCCCCTCCATCAAGTCTTTCAGCCACCTTGCCGCAAAAAAACCAATAACAATGTAAGCGGCTAGTATAGTGCCTGCACTTCCAATGATAAGCGCGGTCTGTAACAAGCTGTCCCTGCTATTTTGTTCTTTCATGGCTACAATCCCAACTAATTTTACTGAATTTCTGGAGTCTTTGTCAATTCATTGAACATTGCCCAAAAACCCTTGAAAACATGAAAATAATCACAGCAAAATGTTCCAAAACCATATAAACCGTACAGTTTCACTGTATGTTGATTTTAATCAGGTCAGATATTACTTTAAATGAAATTATTTATTTTTTGTGAACATTCTGTGAAACTCTTCAGGACGCTCCTTATTTACACCAAAATGGTGCAAAATCGCATTGACAATTCGTTGGGAGGCTTTGCCATCTCCGTACGGGTTGGCGGCCCGACTCATCGACTGATAGAGCTCATTATCAGTCAAAAGAGCATGTGTCCGTGCATACACCTTCTCCTCGTCCGTGCCCACAAGTTCTAGCGTTCCAGCGTCTATCCCTTCAGGACGCTCCGTCGTATCACGAAGCACAAGTACTGGTACTCCGTATGAAGGAGCTTCCTCTTGTAAACCGCCAGAATCGGTCAATATCAAGTGGGTATGCGGATAAAAATTATGCAAATCCACGACATCCAGCGGATCAATCAGCTTAATTCTTGGATGTCCACCCAAAATTTCATGTGCAGGTTCCTTAACGGCAGGACTCGGATGCACAGGATAAACAATGGCTACATCTTCGAATTCATCAGCGATTCTTTTGACAGCCCGGAAGATATTCCGATGCGGTTCACCTTGCGATTCTCTACGGTGAGCAGTCATCAAAATAAGTTTTTTTCCTGAAGCAAAATCCAAAACAGGATGCCGGTAATCAGGCTGTACGGTATATTGAAACACATCGGTTACAGTGTTGCCTGTGATATAAATACTTGATTCTTTTTTGTTCTCATGTCTCAGATTACTAGCTGACCAATCCGTTGGAGCGAAATGCAGGTCTGCTAATACACCTGTAAGCTGACGGTTCATTTCTTCAGGATACGGAGACAATTTGTTCCATGTCCGAAGTCCTGCTTCTACGTGCCCAACCTGAATTTGCTGCAGGAAAGAGGCATAGCTTGCAAGGAACGTCGTTAATGTGTCCCCGTGCACCAATACGAGATCAGGTTTAACCTCTCTGAGTACAGGTTCCAGGCCTTCAAGTACTCGAATAGTAATCTCATTAAGCGTCTGACGATCCTTCATCACATCCAGATCGTAATCAGGAGTGATATTGAACACTTCCAACACTTGATCGAGCAACTCCCTGTGCTGTGCTGTTACACATACAATTGACTCGATGTGCTCAGGATGCTTCTTCAGTTCAAGAACTAGAGGAGCCATCTTGATCGCCTCGGGGCGCACTCCGAAAATAGTCATCACTTTAATTTTGGACATAACCCCTACCCTCTCATCAAAAAATAAACAAATTTCTTATATCCTATTACGAATTACTATTTACTTAGTTCCGTACAAACGATCTCCAGCATCGCCAAGTCCCGGAACGATATATCCATGCTCATTCAAATGATCGTCAAGCGCAGCCACATAAATATCAACATCTGGGTGAGCCTCTTGAACCGCAGCAACACCTTCTGGAGCTGCAATCAGGTTCATCATTTTAATTTGTGTACAGCCACGCTTCTTCAGCGAGGTAATAGCAGCAATCGCAGATCCCCCCGTAGCTAGCATTGGATCAATTACGATCAGCTCACGTTCCTGTACATCTGTAGGAAGCTTGATGTAATACTCAACCGGTTGAAGCGTGTCCGGATCACGGAATAAGCCAACATGTCCTACTTTAGCAGCAGGAAGAAGCTTCAGAACGCCCTCAAGCATACCCAGACCAGCACGAAGAATAGGGATAAGCCCAAGCATTCTTCCAGAAATCACTTTACTTTCCGTTTCAGTGACCGGTGTTTGTACTGTAATGGTTTCTAGAGGAATATCACGTGTTATCTCATAAGCCATCAATGTGGCAACTTCGTCAACATGCTCTCTGAAATCCTTCGTGTTTGTTCTTACGTCGCGAATAAATGTTAGTTTGTGTTGAATTAAAGGATGATCGCAAATCACCAATTTTCCCATTTCCTGTCCCTCCGGTAATTGTAAGTCGTGTCTATAACCCTAGAAAGCGCTTTTGCTTCTCTATGGCTAAATCCTGTCTATTATAGCATTCCCATCGCCGCATTTCACCTAGAAAGGCACATGTACCCATATTGAACCCCTACCCTTGTGTTTTCCTTCGCTTATAAAGGTAAGGATTGGTAATTCCGTTGCCTTTTCAGGAATAAAACCTAGATTAGGTTGTGCAAATTTGCACTTTTCATACTATTCACATTTTTTTCACTATTGTTTATGAAAGTTCCATGAACTTTCATGATTGATTTCATGTTTTTCCATCAATTCACCCATGTAATATTGTGAACAATAAACAACAAAAAACCTCCACCAAACCCTAAAATCAGGACTCGGTGGAGGTGAATTTATTAATGAATACGAGTAAGAACTAGTACTTCAGTTCTGGATAAAGTGGGTACTGATCCGTCAAATCAGCAACTTGACGAGCTGCCTCAGCTAATTTCACTTCATCCTTCGGATTCTTCAGAACATTAGCTATAATGCGGCCAATAACCACCATAGCTTGCTCGTCCATACCACGGGAAGTAACCGCAGGTGTACCAATACGAATTCCACTTGTTACGAAAGGACTTGTAGGATCAAATGGAATTGCGTTTTTATTCACAGTGATTCCGATGGAATCTAGTACTTTTTCCGCATCTTTTCCGGTAATGTTCAGGTTACGTGTATCAAGCAACATCAAGTGGTTATCTGTACCACCGGATACAATGTTAACCCCTTCGCTAATCAGTGTTTCTGCGAGAACATTTGCATTCTTCACTACATTCTCAGCATAAGTCTTAAAGGATGGCAGCAAAGCTTCGCCGAATGCGACTGCTTTTGAAGCAATGACATGCATCAGCGGTCCACCTTGGGAACCCGGGAATACGGCTTTATCGATAGCAGCTGCCCATGGCTGTCTGCACATAATCATACCTCCGCGGGGACCGCGTAAAGTCTTATGTGTTGTAGTTGTAACGAAATGAGCATGAGGAACCGGGCTCGGATGAAGACCAGCAGCAACAAGCCCTGCGATATGGGCCATATCTACCATAAACAACGCGCCGACATCATTGGCGATAGCACCAAGTTTTTCGAAATCAATAATGCGCGGATACGCACTTGCACCAGCAACAATCAACTTAGGACGGTGCTTGAAGGCTGCTTTGCGCACTTCGTCATAATCAATTAGGAAAGTATCTTCTTGTACACCATAAGCTACGAAGTTATAGAGTAATCCAGAAGCATTTACTGGACTACCATGCGTTAAATGTCCGCCATGCGCCAAGTTCATGCCAAGAACCGTGTCGCCCGGGTTAAGTGCAGCGAGATATACAGCCATATTCGCTTGTGCTCCAGAGTGAGGCTGTACGTTGACATGTTCCGCACCGAACAATTCTTTTGCACGATCACGAGCCAGATTCTCAACGATATCCACATCTTCACAGCCACCATAATACCGT
This genomic stretch from Paenibacillus sp. FSL H7-0737 harbors:
- a CDS encoding AtpZ/AtpI family protein, coding for MKEQNSRDSLLQTALIIGSAGTILAAYIVIGFFAARWLKDLMEGPKYWLAIGTITGMILGIVNVVLLIKKFLGEQNG
- the atpA gene encoding F0F1 ATP synthase subunit alpha translates to MGIRPEEISTLIKSQIEQYKADIEVAEVGTVIQVGDGIARVYGLENAMAGELLEFSNGVVGMALNLEESNVGVVILGEYKEIREGDQVKRTGQIMQVPVGEALLGRVVNALGMPLDGKGPIQTTEFRPVENNAPGVIDRKSVHEPMQTGLKAIDAMVPIGRGQRELIIGDRQTGKTAIAIDAIINQKGNGMKCIYVAIGQKQSTVAQVVETLRRHGALEYTIVVTASASEPSPLLYIAPYAGCAMGEYFMYKGEHVLIIYDDLSKQASAYRELSLLLRRPPGREAFPGDVFYLHSRLLERAAKLSDELGGGSLTALPFIETQASDVSAYIPTNVISITDGQIFLESDLFYSGQRPAINVGISVSRVGGSAQIKAMKKVAGSLRLDLAQYRELQAFSQFGSDLDKSTLARLNRGARMMEVLKQGVNQPLSVEHQVLSLYTAVKGYLDDIPVKDVKRFEKEFLAYMDSSAAEVAQSIRDTKDLTADNEAALKAAIDKFKRGFATS
- a CDS encoding ATP synthase subunit I, translated to MDNMTPMINTVTRVTLVLMAGLLMGWALHHETRDFTLGMTLGLVAGLVNFRYLAVKVRRVTQSIASNEGNAFSLGFVTRISFAILVTMFAVKIEHFSLVATVSGVFIPQLLAIPAGIYLSVKNKL
- a CDS encoding F0F1 ATP synthase subunit delta, translated to MSRDTVVAKRYAKALYSAAVEKGITLEVEEQLKAVVEVLHLDQEVQRFILAPRISESDKLKVLRTALQDKLSPIVMNIVELLVERGRTDIFAELLDTYIKIEGDALGIGDAKVYSVYSLSEEEQAAVAAEFGQLVNRKIRVTNVVDPSLLGGLKVYIGDTLYDGSLSSKLERLEKSFNDKHRR
- the atpG gene encoding ATP synthase F1 subunit gamma; translation: MARSMRDIKRQIKSVQNTRQITKAMEMVAASKLRKAQEKAIAARPYAEKLKEVVSSIAAGTEGVQHPMLVSRPVKKTGYLIVTSDRGLAGGYNANILRKVTMLIAERHKSKDEYALFVIGRKGRDFLRRREYPIVQEVTELSDAPKFADIKSIANSAVQQFVDGTYDELYVCYNQFVNAITQIPTVDRLLPMEGVGNHEHHEATANYEYEPSPEGVLEVLLPKYAETLIYSAILDGKASELGAKMTAMGSATKNASKMIGELTLTYNRARQAAITQEITEIVAGANAQS
- the glyA gene encoding serine hydroxymethyltransferase, whose product is MEQLRKSDPAVLEAMELELKRQRANIELIASENIVSEAVMEAMGSVLTNKYAEGYPGKRYYGGCEDVDIVENLARDRAKELFGAEHVNVQPHSGAQANMAVYLAALNPGDTVLGMNLAHGGHLTHGSPVNASGLLYNFVAYGVQEDTFLIDYDEVRKAAFKHRPKLIVAGASAYPRIIDFEKLGAIANDVGALFMVDMAHIAGLVAAGLHPSPVPHAHFVTTTTHKTLRGPRGGMIMCRQPWAAAIDKAVFPGSQGGPLMHVIASKAVAFGEALLPSFKTYAENVVKNANVLAETLISEGVNIVSGGTDNHLMLLDTRNLNITGKDAEKVLDSIGITVNKNAIPFDPTSPFVTSGIRIGTPAVTSRGMDEQAMVVIGRIIANVLKNPKDEVKLAEAARQVADLTDQYPLYPELKY
- the atpE gene encoding F0F1 ATP synthase subunit C; the encoded protein is MEFLAAAIAVGLGALGAGLGNGMIVSRTVESIARQPEARNALQTTMFIGVGIVEVIPLAATVIAFLIMFS
- the atpB gene encoding F0F1 ATP synthase subunit A; this encodes MHEMPKIFVGGIPIDISAVLMLLISCTVVFVLVMLSVRKLSVENPSKLQNFMEWVVEFVEGVISSAMDLKKGKPYISLGLTLILFIFVSNLLGLPFSVVTEAHGPVTVFGHVIEATRNLAHGDHVEILWYKSPTADINITAGLAIIVFILMNFLGIKLNGKHYFKHYIEPFPIFLPLNIIENLAKPVALAIRLFANIFAGEVLITVILKLGILSIPFLAVWQGFSIFVGALQAFIFTILTMVYIAQMTIHEEEAH
- the atpF gene encoding F0F1 ATP synthase subunit B, giving the protein MEIVWTNIVFSIVAFGILYFLLSKYAFSKLFAVMEKRRELVMQQMDEAAKTREQAVAYVEEQKQALNSARQEAQQIIQQSQITSNQQVEQALAQAKVEAARVKEEAVRDIENEKNKAVEELRSEIGTASVRIASKLLKKEVSASSEQEQLVNQYLNEVGGRS
- the wecB gene encoding non-hydrolyzing UDP-N-acetylglucosamine 2-epimerase, which codes for MSKIKVMTIFGVRPEAIKMAPLVLELKKHPEHIESIVCVTAQHRELLDQVLEVFNITPDYDLDVMKDRQTLNEITIRVLEGLEPVLREVKPDLVLVHGDTLTTFLASYASFLQQIQVGHVEAGLRTWNKLSPYPEEMNRQLTGVLADLHFAPTDWSASNLRHENKKESSIYITGNTVTDVFQYTVQPDYRHPVLDFASGKKLILMTAHRRESQGEPHRNIFRAVKRIADEFEDVAIVYPVHPSPAVKEPAHEILGGHPRIKLIDPLDVVDLHNFYPHTHLILTDSGGLQEEAPSYGVPVLVLRDTTERPEGIDAGTLELVGTDEEKVYARTHALLTDNELYQSMSRAANPYGDGKASQRIVNAILHHFGVNKERPEEFHRMFTKNK
- the upp gene encoding uracil phosphoribosyltransferase, yielding MGKLVICDHPLIQHKLTFIRDVRTNTKDFREHVDEVATLMAYEITRDIPLETITVQTPVTETESKVISGRMLGLIPILRAGLGMLEGVLKLLPAAKVGHVGLFRDPDTLQPVEYYIKLPTDVQERELIVIDPMLATGGSAIAAITSLKKRGCTQIKMMNLIAAPEGVAAVQEAHPDVDIYVAALDDHLNEHGYIVPGLGDAGDRLYGTK